In Syntrophotaleaceae bacterium, a genomic segment contains:
- a CDS encoding CNNM domain-containing protein translates to MFDNPYLYFAVLGGLILLSAFFSGSETALLSLDTLRIKYLVHKKRRGAQQLEAIRQHPDQLLSAILIGNNLVNIAASVFATALFVQLFGDHGELVTILLLTPVILILAEIAPKTFAAHNPERVSFLVLGPIRMVMLLLKPLIWVVTGISRLMTRFTSSEAERGLISEDEIRAMISVGEASGVVGRDKRRMLHGIFDLSQIRARDVMIPRTEVVGIEVSTPFAEALEIAQQARHSRFPVYEGSLDEVVGVIHSKDILKFVGRPEEFSLRDEARPPYFVPESKRINTLLQSFRQKHIHLAMVVDEYGGVEGIVTLEDIVEEIVGDIQDEYDTEEVLIREMSFGRYMVDGSVSLRVINQKFGLQLSEEHANTLAGFLLHCLGSIPRQGDCCEAQGVSFTVRRVVDRRVEGIEMVLPDTSPRA, encoded by the coding sequence ATGTTCGATAATCCGTATCTGTATTTTGCCGTTCTGGGCGGGCTGATATTACTGTCGGCTTTTTTCTCCGGATCAGAAACGGCCCTATTGAGCCTGGATACCCTGCGCATCAAGTATCTGGTGCATAAAAAACGGCGGGGAGCCCAGCAGCTGGAGGCCATCCGGCAGCATCCCGACCAGTTGCTCAGCGCCATTCTCATCGGCAACAACCTGGTCAACATTGCCGCGTCGGTTTTCGCCACAGCACTTTTTGTGCAGCTGTTCGGCGATCATGGTGAACTGGTGACCATTCTCCTGCTGACCCCGGTCATCCTGATCCTGGCCGAAATTGCTCCCAAGACCTTTGCCGCCCATAATCCCGAGCGGGTTTCATTTCTGGTCCTCGGTCCGATCCGCATGGTGATGCTGCTGCTCAAGCCGCTGATCTGGGTGGTGACGGGCATCTCCAGGCTGATGACCCGCTTCACCAGCAGTGAAGCCGAACGGGGCCTGATTTCGGAAGACGAAATCCGGGCCATGATCTCGGTCGGAGAGGCCTCCGGGGTGGTCGGGCGGGACAAGCGCCGCATGCTGCACGGCATTTTCGACCTGTCCCAGATCCGCGCCCGTGATGTCATGATTCCCCGCACGGAAGTGGTCGGCATCGAGGTCTCCACCCCCTTTGCCGAAGCCCTGGAGATCGCACAGCAGGCCCGGCATTCGCGCTTTCCCGTTTATGAGGGAAGTCTGGACGAGGTGGTAGGGGTCATCCATAGCAAGGATATCCTCAAGTTTGTCGGCCGCCCGGAGGAGTTTTCTCTGCGGGATGAGGCGAGACCGCCCTATTTCGTGCCCGAATCGAAACGCATCAATACCCTGCTGCAGTCCTTTCGCCAAAAACACATCCATCTGGCGATGGTGGTGGACGAGTATGGCGGGGTCGAGGGGATCGTGACCCTGGAGGACATCGTCGAGGAGATCGTCGGCGACATCCAGGACGAATACGATACCGAAGAGGTGCTGATCCGGGAAATGTCCTTCGGCCGCTACATGGTCGACGGCAGCGTCTCGCTGCGCGTCATCAATCAGAAATTCGGCTTGCAACTGTCCGAGGAACATGCCAACACCCTGGCCGGATTTCTGCTTCATTGCCTCGGCAGCATTCCCCGACAGGGGGATTGCTGTGAGGCCCAGGGCGTGTCCTTCACCGTCCGGCGGGTGGTCGATCGCCGTGTGGAAGGGATTGAGATGGTCCTGCCCGACACGTCCCCCCGCGCCTGA
- the rsmH gene encoding 16S rRNA (cytosine(1402)-N(4))-methyltransferase RsmH, giving the protein MDKPAFQHASVMADEVLSCLQPRPGEIFLDGTVGGGGHSRLILEAMAPDGRLIGLDRDPEALDEAAKVLAPYGDRVVLLHRNFSEVGQVLKELGIEALDGLLLDLGVSSYQLDAPHRGFSFRTDAPLDMRMDPTAGATAADILREYDADDLADIFRQYGEERYARRIARRIVQVRGDAPITTTSQLAELVQDSVPRGRVPARIHPATRVFQALRIFVNRELEHVEQGLRDGLSSLRPGGRMAVISFHSLEDRIVKHLFRQEAKDCLCPPGLPVCVCGHRARVRLLNGKGLRAGEPEVAENPRARSAILRAVQRI; this is encoded by the coding sequence TTGGACAAACCGGCCTTTCAGCATGCATCGGTCATGGCGGACGAGGTTCTGTCCTGTCTTCAGCCCAGACCGGGAGAGATCTTTCTCGACGGCACTGTCGGCGGCGGCGGCCATTCCCGCCTGATTCTGGAAGCGATGGCCCCCGATGGCCGCCTGATCGGCCTGGATCGCGACCCGGAAGCCCTCGACGAAGCCGCCAAGGTGCTGGCACCCTACGGAGACCGGGTGGTGCTGCTGCACCGCAATTTCAGCGAGGTTGGTCAGGTTCTGAAGGAATTGGGCATCGAGGCCCTGGACGGACTGCTTCTCGATCTGGGTGTTTCCTCCTATCAGCTCGACGCCCCTCACCGAGGTTTTTCCTTCCGGACCGATGCGCCCCTCGACATGCGCATGGATCCCACGGCCGGAGCAACGGCGGCAGATATTCTACGGGAATACGATGCCGACGACCTGGCGGACATCTTCCGGCAGTACGGGGAAGAACGGTATGCCCGGCGCATTGCCCGGCGCATCGTTCAGGTCCGGGGCGACGCCCCGATCACGACCACCAGCCAATTGGCCGAACTCGTACAGGACAGTGTTCCCCGCGGCCGGGTGCCGGCCCGCATTCACCCGGCGACCCGGGTTTTCCAGGCTCTGCGGATCTTTGTCAACAGGGAGTTGGAGCATGTCGAGCAGGGCTTGAGAGACGGGTTGTCGAGTCTGCGGCCCGGAGGACGAATGGCGGTCATCAGTTTTCACTCCCTGGAAGATCGCATCGTCAAACACCTGTTTCGGCAGGAAGCGAAGGATTGTCTTTGCCCTCCCGGGCTGCCCGTCTGCGTTTGCGGCCATCGAGCCCGGGTCAGGCTCCTGAACGGCAAGGGATTGAGGGCGGGGGAGCCGGAGGTGGCAGAAAATCCCCGGGCACGCAGCGCGATCCTTCGTGCCGTACAGCGGATCTGA
- a CDS encoding division/cell wall cluster transcriptional repressor MraZ, with amino-acid sequence MNFQGEFNNAIDAKGRASIPARFREILAQQYGDERLIVTQNRGGLVAFPVPEWDKFLENVQKMPPGQAREDVNLTLISPAVACTFDKQGRIQLSKALRDYSGLDGDVREIVVVGSFNKILVWNRAKHAEMRRSAEARLESDPQTLFDLGF; translated from the coding sequence ATGAACTTCCAGGGGGAATTCAACAACGCGATCGACGCCAAAGGCAGGGCGAGCATTCCGGCTCGATTCCGGGAAATACTGGCCCAGCAATATGGCGACGAGCGTCTCATCGTGACCCAGAACAGGGGAGGGCTGGTCGCCTTTCCCGTCCCTGAATGGGATAAGTTTCTGGAGAACGTCCAAAAAATGCCCCCCGGCCAGGCAAGGGAAGATGTCAATCTGACCCTTATTTCTCCGGCCGTAGCCTGTACTTTCGACAAGCAGGGCCGCATTCAGCTGAGCAAGGCATTGCGCGATTACTCCGGTCTGGACGGAGATGTCCGGGAAATCGTGGTGGTCGGTTCCTTCAACAAGATACTGGTCTGGAACCGGGCCAAACACGCCGAAATGCGCAGAAGTGCCGAGGCGCGGCTCGAATCGGATCCTCAGACCCTCTTCGATCTGGGATTCTGA
- the murD gene encoding UDP-N-acetylmuramoyl-L-alanine--D-glutamate ligase gives MDAYRDKQIVVVGAGRSGRSLAEYFLSRGARVTLSDSRPLDQFREADQLQKKGLRLDFGGHTEELFVAADLIAISPGVPLELPSLAAAQRRSVPVLGEIEIASRELSAPLVGITGTNGKSTTTTLIGGILQDWGRKTFVGGNLGTPLIEAVDESGWDWLVVEISSFQLEAIERFRPRYGLLLNLTEDHLDRYPDMDAYMAAKKQLFRNMQTDDVAVLNGDDPLVVQLTSDLHCRKVYFSSSTVPAEGMGLEGGEIVWKMGGEEIRFPVSQLRLKGLHNLENVMAALIPPLLEGCPAEEAWRSVCAFSGLDHRMVLVRELNGVCWYNDSKGTNVGSVVKSLAGLNPPVTLIAGGKDKGGDYSPLIEMIREKVCRLILIGEAADRIEGALGGLTETLRAATLEEAVRLAHRLTPSGGSVLLSPGCSSFDMFRSYVERGEVFVRAVMELPAKEEG, from the coding sequence ATGGACGCCTATCGCGACAAGCAGATCGTGGTGGTAGGAGCCGGCCGGAGCGGGCGCTCCCTGGCTGAGTATTTCCTGAGCCGCGGGGCCCGTGTGACGCTGTCTGACAGCCGCCCCCTGGATCAGTTCAGAGAAGCGGATCAACTGCAGAAAAAAGGATTGCGGCTCGATTTCGGAGGCCACACGGAAGAGCTGTTCGTGGCTGCCGATCTCATCGCCATCAGCCCGGGTGTGCCTCTGGAGCTTCCGTCATTGGCTGCCGCACAACGGCGAAGCGTGCCGGTCCTTGGCGAAATCGAGATTGCCTCCCGGGAGCTTTCGGCACCTCTGGTCGGGATTACGGGCACCAACGGCAAATCCACCACCACCACTCTGATCGGGGGCATCCTTCAGGATTGGGGACGCAAGACCTTCGTCGGGGGCAACCTCGGCACACCTCTGATCGAAGCGGTCGATGAATCCGGCTGGGACTGGCTGGTCGTCGAGATCTCGTCCTTCCAGCTCGAGGCCATCGAGCGATTCCGGCCGCGCTACGGGCTGCTGCTCAACCTCACCGAGGATCATCTCGACCGTTACCCGGACATGGACGCTTATATGGCGGCGAAAAAGCAGCTTTTCCGCAACATGCAGACCGACGACGTCGCGGTGCTCAACGGTGACGATCCCCTGGTTGTGCAACTCACCTCCGACCTTCACTGTCGAAAAGTCTATTTTTCCTCCAGCACGGTGCCGGCCGAAGGGATGGGTCTGGAGGGCGGGGAGATTGTCTGGAAAATGGGGGGAGAGGAAATCCGTTTTCCCGTCTCCCAACTGAGACTCAAAGGTCTGCACAACCTGGAGAACGTCATGGCAGCCCTGATCCCGCCGCTTCTGGAAGGCTGCCCTGCGGAAGAAGCCTGGAGATCGGTCTGCGCCTTCAGCGGACTCGACCACCGTATGGTGCTGGTGCGGGAGCTGAACGGAGTGTGCTGGTACAACGATTCGAAAGGTACCAATGTCGGCAGTGTGGTGAAAAGCCTGGCCGGCCTGAACCCCCCGGTGACCCTGATTGCCGGCGGCAAGGACAAGGGCGGCGACTACTCGCCCCTGATCGAGATGATCCGGGAAAAGGTGTGCCGTCTGATTCTGATCGGCGAGGCCGCCGACCGCATCGAGGGGGCACTCGGCGGTCTGACCGAAACCCTGCGGGCCGCCACCCTTGAGGAGGCCGTGCGGCTGGCCCACCGTTTAACGCCGTCCGGCGGCTCGGTTCTTCTGTCGCCCGGCTGTTCCAGTTTCGACATGTTTCGCAGTTATGTGGAACGGGGCGAGGTTTTCGTGCGTGCGGTGATGGAACTGCCGGCAAAGGAGGAGGGCTGA
- a CDS encoding penicillin-binding protein — translation MKKRPWSSFRIRLVGYGFMLAFGLIGYRALSLQVLRHEQFETRAQRQYQRIVKLPPQRGTIYDRNGEELALSTAVDSIFVEPRHVEDVEKTARSLATALSIPYGQIKKKLVSDKSFFWIKRQVTPKESERVRELGLAGIGFTREHRRYYPNSELGSQIIGFTGLDPKGLEGLELHYDSLILGESSFLVTEKDARGKGLSYSDGMVQGGRPGHSLYLTLDKNLQYIAEKELAAGIAENRAKAGSAVVLDPRTGEILAMANQPIYNPNAFHKSRSVQRRNRAVCDIYEPGSTMKPFLVAAALNEKIVRPDQKFYCENGRYRVGGRVVHDTKKYETLTVAEILKFSSNIGSAKIGKSLGRESLYRYLTNFGFGAPTGIDFPGEGAGLLRRPEKWFEADLANISFGQGVGVTSLQLAQATAAIANGGTLMQADLVKQVVDPYGEIVEIREPRAVRRVVSPEVARQVRDMMISVTDADGTGSKSGVPGYRVAGKTGTAQKVDPVTGGYSADKRVSSFVGFVPAMDPRLVILVIVDEPDGQTYGGLVAAPVFSRIAEQSLRYLHIEPTEPDSRPSLLTEKEEVRLIAANAVREAEQLQNKEEEGQLGMMPDCIGMSGRQVLKTMERLGLNIKLKGSGRVVEQYPGALQPIRYGSEVWVELAPPT, via the coding sequence ATGAAAAAGCGTCCGTGGAGCAGCTTCAGAATACGGCTGGTGGGTTATGGCTTTATGCTGGCCTTCGGCCTGATCGGCTACCGGGCCCTGAGCCTGCAGGTGCTGCGCCACGAGCAGTTTGAAACCCGCGCCCAACGCCAGTATCAGCGCATCGTCAAGCTGCCTCCGCAGAGGGGTACCATCTATGACCGCAACGGGGAGGAGCTGGCTCTGAGCACGGCGGTCGATTCGATCTTTGTCGAACCCCGGCACGTCGAAGATGTGGAGAAAACGGCTCGATCCCTTGCCACGGCTCTCTCCATCCCCTACGGGCAGATCAAAAAAAAGCTGGTGTCCGACAAAAGTTTCTTTTGGATCAAGCGTCAGGTGACGCCAAAGGAGAGTGAAAGGGTCAGGGAGCTCGGCCTGGCAGGGATCGGATTTACCCGGGAACATCGGCGCTACTACCCCAACTCGGAACTGGGCAGTCAAATCATCGGATTTACCGGGTTGGACCCCAAGGGGCTCGAGGGTCTGGAACTGCATTACGACTCGCTGATCCTGGGCGAAAGCAGCTTTCTGGTAACGGAAAAGGACGCCCGCGGCAAGGGGCTTTCCTACTCCGATGGGATGGTGCAGGGCGGCAGGCCGGGGCACAGCCTCTACCTGACCCTGGACAAGAATCTGCAGTACATCGCCGAAAAGGAGCTGGCGGCCGGTATTGCGGAAAACAGGGCCAAAGCCGGATCGGCAGTCGTTCTTGATCCGCGCACCGGGGAAATCCTGGCCATGGCCAATCAGCCGATCTACAACCCCAACGCCTTTCACAAGAGCCGTTCCGTACAGAGGCGAAACCGGGCAGTCTGTGATATTTACGAGCCGGGCTCTACCATGAAACCCTTTCTGGTGGCAGCGGCGCTCAATGAAAAGATCGTCAGGCCCGACCAGAAATTCTACTGCGAAAACGGGCGCTATCGCGTCGGCGGTCGCGTCGTTCATGACACCAAGAAATATGAAACCTTGACGGTGGCCGAAATTCTCAAGTTCAGCTCGAATATCGGGTCGGCAAAAATCGGCAAGTCTTTGGGGCGGGAGTCATTGTACCGCTACCTGACCAATTTCGGGTTCGGAGCGCCTACCGGAATCGATTTTCCGGGTGAGGGAGCCGGCCTGCTGCGCCGTCCCGAAAAGTGGTTCGAAGCCGATCTGGCCAATATTTCCTTCGGCCAGGGCGTGGGCGTCACCTCCCTCCAGTTGGCTCAGGCGACAGCGGCGATAGCAAACGGCGGAACCCTCATGCAGGCCGATCTGGTGAAGCAGGTGGTCGATCCCTATGGCGAGATTGTGGAGATCCGGGAGCCCCGTGCGGTAAGGCGCGTGGTTTCCCCTGAGGTTGCCCGGCAGGTCCGGGATATGATGATCTCGGTCACTGATGCGGATGGAACCGGCAGCAAATCCGGGGTGCCCGGTTACAGGGTTGCCGGCAAGACCGGCACGGCGCAGAAGGTCGATCCGGTAACGGGGGGATATTCCGCCGACAAACGGGTGTCGTCCTTTGTCGGTTTCGTGCCGGCAATGGACCCGAGACTGGTCATCCTGGTGATTGTCGACGAACCTGACGGGCAGACTTACGGGGGTTTGGTTGCCGCCCCGGTCTTCTCCCGGATTGCGGAGCAGTCCCTCCGGTATCTCCATATCGAGCCGACCGAACCCGACTCCAGACCCTCGCTGCTGACTGAGAAAGAGGAGGTTCGCCTGATTGCCGCCAATGCTGTTAGAGAAGCTGAGCAGCTGCAGAATAAGGAAGAAGAGGGGCAGTTGGGGATGATGCCGGATTGTATCGGCATGAGCGGGCGACAGGTTTTGAAAACCATGGAGCGACTGGGGCTGAATATCAAGCTCAAGGGCAGCGGGCGAGTTGTCGAGCAGTACCCGGGAGCCCTGCAGCCCATCCGCTATGGCAGCGAAGTATGGGTGGAATTGGCACCGCCAACCTGA
- the mraY gene encoding phospho-N-acetylmuramoyl-pentapeptide-transferase: MLYNLLYPFHTEFSFLYVFRYITFRTIYATITALVISFILGPWLIQKLQLLQIGQNIRKVGPESHFKKEGTPTMGGTLILFAIALPTVLWADLSNIYVWITLMVTVGFGVIGFLDDYRKVKKKNSDGLSARQKMLYLMLIAAAAGTILVLYPPFETTLVMPFLKGVRPDLGFFYIPFSMLVIVGASNAVNLTDGLDGLAIGPTIIASGTYLLFAYLAGNARLSDYLQISSVQGAGELAVLCGAMVGAGLGFLWFNSYPAQVFMGDVGSLSLGGALGTIAVITKQEIVLVIVGGIFVVEALSVIFQVTSFRLYGRRIFRMAPLHHHFELKGWPEPKIIVRFWIISIILALVALSTLKLR; encoded by the coding sequence ATGCTTTATAACCTGCTCTACCCTTTTCATACCGAGTTTTCCTTTCTCTACGTCTTCCGGTACATTACGTTCCGGACGATCTACGCGACCATTACCGCGTTGGTGATCTCCTTTATTCTCGGGCCCTGGTTGATTCAGAAACTGCAGTTGCTGCAGATCGGTCAGAACATCCGCAAGGTTGGTCCCGAATCCCATTTCAAGAAAGAGGGGACCCCCACCATGGGAGGAACCCTGATTCTGTTCGCCATTGCTTTGCCGACAGTGCTCTGGGCCGATCTGAGCAATATCTACGTCTGGATTACCCTGATGGTTACGGTGGGTTTTGGGGTGATCGGTTTCCTCGATGATTACCGCAAGGTCAAGAAAAAGAACAGCGACGGCCTGAGTGCCCGGCAAAAAATGCTCTACCTGATGCTCATTGCCGCGGCCGCCGGCACCATCCTGGTGCTTTATCCGCCTTTCGAAACCACCCTGGTCATGCCTTTCCTCAAGGGTGTGCGTCCCGACCTGGGGTTTTTTTACATCCCCTTCTCCATGCTGGTCATCGTCGGCGCCAGCAACGCCGTCAACCTGACGGACGGATTGGACGGTTTGGCCATCGGCCCGACGATCATCGCTTCGGGAACCTATCTGCTGTTCGCTTACCTGGCAGGCAATGCCCGCCTGTCCGATTATCTGCAGATCAGCAGCGTGCAGGGGGCGGGGGAGCTGGCCGTGCTGTGCGGTGCCATGGTGGGGGCCGGCCTTGGATTCCTCTGGTTCAACAGCTACCCGGCCCAGGTCTTCATGGGCGATGTCGGCAGCCTTTCCCTCGGCGGCGCCCTGGGAACCATTGCAGTGATCACCAAGCAGGAGATCGTGCTGGTGATCGTTGGCGGAATCTTCGTCGTCGAAGCCCTCTCTGTCATTTTCCAGGTGACGTCGTTCCGCCTCTACGGAAGGCGGATTTTTCGTATGGCGCCGTTGCATCACCATTTTGAACTGAAGGGATGGCCCGAGCCTAAGATCATTGTCCGCTTCTGGATCATCAGCATCATTCTGGCCCTGGTCGCACTGTCGACCCTCAAGCTGAGGTAG
- the murF gene encoding UDP-N-acetylmuramoyl-tripeptide--D-alanyl-D-alanine ligase, with product MKIDVQTIARITGGTVTPSKAQATVSGVSTDSRKIRDGELFVPLHGPNFDGHDFLLQAVRNGAAACLSEDVIAGFPVPVVRVADTLKAMGDLAASQRALLRGPLVAVTGSSGKTTTKEMLGSILRQGGPGLITEGNFNNLIGLPLTLFRLTDAHRWAVLEMGMSARGEIARLTEIASPDIGVITNIGPAHLETLLSLDGIARAKGELFAGLSQGGTAVINMDDERVAGLPVANGVRRILFGCAPPADVRAEKISLWPGGVEFQLCLPEGRWPVRLHIHGRFNVHNALAAAAAAYVIGVKPAEIGSGLERFRPYAGRMETTLLGEKVVLLEDCYNANPLAVKAALVTLDDLAGDGRRVAVLGDMLELGEAAGELHREVGREVARRADLLILLGEFARHTAEGARQGGLAADRIIQVDSHEKAVESLEKLIRPGDRVLVKGSRGMKMERICAALKTDHAREAVGH from the coding sequence ATGAAGATTGATGTCCAGACGATTGCGCGCATCACCGGCGGAACGGTGACCCCTTCCAAAGCCCAGGCGACGGTATCCGGCGTGTCCACAGACAGCCGCAAAATCCGGGACGGCGAGCTTTTCGTGCCTCTGCACGGCCCCAATTTCGACGGCCATGATTTTCTGCTGCAGGCTGTTCGCAACGGCGCCGCGGCCTGCCTGAGCGAAGATGTCATCGCCGGTTTCCCGGTGCCGGTGGTCCGGGTTGCCGACACCCTGAAGGCCATGGGGGATCTGGCCGCTTCACAAAGGGCCCTGCTGCGGGGTCCGCTGGTTGCCGTGACCGGTTCCTCCGGCAAGACCACGACCAAGGAGATGCTCGGCTCGATTCTGCGCCAAGGCGGACCGGGACTGATAACCGAGGGAAATTTCAACAATCTGATCGGTTTGCCCCTGACCCTGTTCAGGCTCACCGATGCACACCGCTGGGCGGTTCTGGAAATGGGTATGAGCGCCCGTGGCGAAATCGCCCGTCTCACGGAAATCGCCTCCCCTGATATCGGGGTCATAACCAATATCGGTCCTGCCCACCTGGAGACCCTCCTCAGCCTTGACGGCATCGCCCGTGCCAAGGGGGAACTTTTTGCCGGTCTATCCCAGGGTGGGACCGCGGTGATCAACATGGATGACGAACGGGTGGCGGGTCTGCCGGTGGCCAACGGTGTGCGCCGGATTCTGTTCGGATGTGCTCCGCCCGCCGATGTCCGTGCCGAGAAGATCTCTCTCTGGCCCGGAGGCGTCGAGTTCCAGCTCTGTCTGCCGGAGGGTCGCTGGCCGGTGCGGCTGCACATCCACGGACGTTTCAACGTGCACAATGCCCTGGCTGCAGCCGCCGCAGCCTATGTCATCGGCGTGAAGCCTGCCGAGATCGGCAGCGGACTGGAAAGGTTCCGCCCTTATGCCGGGCGCATGGAAACCACCCTGCTCGGCGAGAAAGTGGTTCTGCTGGAGGATTGCTACAATGCCAATCCCTTGGCCGTCAAGGCGGCTTTGGTCACCCTTGACGACCTGGCCGGTGATGGCCGCAGGGTGGCGGTTCTCGGCGACATGCTGGAGCTCGGAGAAGCCGCGGGCGAACTGCACCGGGAGGTGGGTCGCGAAGTGGCCCGCCGGGCAGATCTGCTGATTCTGCTCGGAGAATTCGCTCGCCATACGGCAGAGGGTGCCAGGCAGGGCGGGCTGGCCGCCGACCGGATCATCCAGGTAGACAGCCATGAAAAGGCTGTCGAATCGCTGGAAAAATTGATCAGGCCTGGTGACCGGGTGCTGGTCAAGGGTTCCCGGGGGATGAAGATGGAGCGCATCTGTGCCGCTCTCAAAACCGATCATGCCCGGGAAGCGGTCGGGCATTGA
- a CDS encoding UDP-N-acetylmuramoyl-L-alanyl-D-glutamate--2,6-diaminopimelate ligase produces the protein MTIATSMKMSELFQVLSPRAVFGPSEADVKGLFYDSREVVPGGAFFALRGAVTDGHRYIDQALERGAAVLVLEEERPLPSGVCGVLVEDCRRALALAAAAFYGDPTRQMTVVGVTGTNGKTTITYLMESILQAAGRRPAIMGTVNYRFGDLVLPSERTTPESVDLLRTIAKFRGAGADALVLEVSSHALEQHRVDGIYFDVGVFTNLTPEHLDYHGDLESYFASKGRLFQGLGGHGPAVGVVNIDDPFGERLADQLKNLSSCDLLACGLAPAADVRPARSVLSMGGIEATIHSPQGEFELLSPLLGEFNLHNLLCAAGAALALGIRPETVAAGLNQAPPVPGRLEPVPNELGALVLVDYAHTGDALDKVLGTLQDLKPRRLITVFGCGGDRDRNKRPIMGEVAARRSDLVVLTSDNPRTEDPLAIIADIRPGLDQVFGSEWSRREAATGNGRGFVVVPDRREAIDFAAGLLQPGDLLLVAGKGHEDYQIIGREKFHFDDREELRRALGKGSIS, from the coding sequence ATGACAATAGCGACCTCCATGAAGATGTCCGAGCTGTTCCAAGTGCTGTCCCCACGTGCCGTTTTCGGCCCTTCGGAAGCAGACGTCAAAGGTCTTTTCTACGACTCGCGGGAGGTCGTTCCCGGCGGGGCTTTTTTTGCCCTGCGCGGAGCGGTGACCGATGGCCACCGGTATATCGACCAGGCCCTCGAGCGGGGCGCTGCTGTGCTGGTGCTGGAAGAAGAACGCCCTCTTCCGTCCGGTGTCTGCGGGGTGCTGGTCGAAGATTGCCGCCGGGCTCTTGCTCTGGCCGCTGCGGCTTTTTATGGGGATCCGACCCGCCAGATGACGGTTGTCGGGGTTACGGGGACCAACGGCAAGACGACGATCACCTATTTGATGGAATCGATTCTGCAAGCGGCCGGCCGGCGCCCGGCGATTATGGGCACGGTCAACTACCGCTTCGGCGACCTTGTGCTGCCTTCCGAACGCACCACCCCCGAATCGGTCGACCTGCTGCGGACCATCGCAAAGTTTCGCGGAGCCGGCGCCGACGCTCTGGTTCTGGAGGTGTCCTCCCACGCACTGGAGCAGCATCGTGTGGACGGCATCTATTTCGATGTCGGCGTCTTCACCAATCTGACCCCCGAACATCTGGACTATCACGGCGACCTGGAGAGCTATTTTGCCTCGAAAGGCAGACTCTTTCAGGGGCTTGGGGGCCATGGTCCCGCGGTGGGAGTGGTGAACATCGATGATCCTTTCGGAGAGCGTCTGGCAGACCAGTTGAAAAACCTCTCGTCGTGCGACCTGCTGGCCTGTGGCCTTGCGCCTGCCGCCGATGTGCGCCCCGCGCGCAGTGTCCTGTCGATGGGCGGTATCGAGGCAACGATCCATTCTCCCCAGGGAGAGTTTGAGTTGCTTTCACCTTTGCTGGGCGAGTTCAATCTCCACAATCTGTTGTGTGCCGCCGGGGCCGCTCTGGCTCTCGGTATCCGTCCGGAAACCGTGGCCGCAGGGCTGAATCAGGCGCCCCCTGTTCCCGGTCGCCTCGAGCCGGTGCCCAATGAGCTGGGGGCCCTGGTGCTGGTGGACTACGCCCATACCGGAGATGCCCTGGACAAGGTTCTAGGCACCTTGCAGGACCTTAAACCGCGCCGGTTGATCACGGTGTTCGGCTGCGGCGGCGACCGCGACCGGAACAAGCGTCCCATCATGGGTGAGGTGGCTGCGCGGCGTTCAGACCTGGTGGTACTGACCTCCGACAACCCGCGAACCGAAGATCCCCTGGCCATCATCGCCGATATTCGGCCGGGTCTCGATCAGGTCTTCGGGAGCGAATGGTCCCGTCGGGAAGCTGCGACCGGAAACGGACGGGGGTTCGTGGTGGTTCCAGACAGAAGGGAAGCCATCGATTTTGCCGCCGGGCTGCTGCAGCCGGGAGACCTTTTGCTGGTCGCCGGAAAAGGGCATGAGGATTACCAGATCATCGGCCGGGAAAAATTTCATTTCGATGATCGCGAAGAATTAAGGCGCGCCCTGGGAAAGGGGAGTATTTCATGA
- the ftsL gene encoding cell division protein FtsL: MSDTLLRPVPKVQSLAPGRPRLARVFLFLAVLLIVSLFFVWSRLQMVGLQYDISRLESRLREVRREVRCLHLEVASLRSPARIEKVAFSSIGLRNPSPSQVIYVKR, translated from the coding sequence ATGTCGGATACCCTTCTCAGACCCGTCCCCAAAGTCCAGAGTCTGGCTCCAGGCCGACCGCGACTTGCCCGGGTTTTTCTTTTCCTTGCCGTCCTTCTCATTGTTTCCCTGTTCTTTGTCTGGTCCCGTCTGCAGATGGTCGGGCTTCAGTACGACATATCGCGCCTCGAAAGCCGTTTGCGGGAGGTGCGGCGCGAGGTCCGCTGTCTCCACCTGGAGGTGGCCAGTCTGCGAAGCCCCGCCAGGATTGAAAAAGTGGCTTTCTCAAGTATTGGATTGCGGAATCCGTCCCCGAGCCAGGTGATCTACGTCAAGAGATGA